The Arachis hypogaea cultivar Tifrunner chromosome 14, arahy.Tifrunner.gnm2.J5K5, whole genome shotgun sequence DNA window CCTAAATCGTCAGTGAACTCTACTATTCAAGCCCCACGAAGAAAGTTTGTGGATGAAGGAAAGATACGGAAGGTTGGGGGTCTAATTCCTATGGCTTTATTGTCTACTAGTTTTGCATTACTAAATGATGTTATACATTTTGTTTATTGGTCTATGAATGATCCTGAAAGGCTTCGTATCATATCTTATTTGAGGGATAAGCTTGTTATTTCTTATAGGTCATTGCACTTTCTGGTTTATATGAACTACTTCAAGTATTATAACATAAACCTCTAGTGTATCTACAATTTGTTTATTTGCTTGATCATTTAGTTtattgagatattgtgtattttgaAGAAAATTTTAAATGGTTTCTGAATTATTGTGCCAGATTTCTGGTAGATTATTTTCTGATTCTGGTCCTCGACGGAGTTCAAGACTCTCTGGTGATGCAAATGCTAACTCTAATGCAACGGTAACTGGAAATGGAACGAATATTTCTTCTAAGTATCTTGGTGGGTCAAAGCTTAGCTCTATGGCATTCCGTAGCATGATAGTTCGTAAGGGACAGGGATGGGCCAATGAAAAcattgatgaaggtgatgattaggTTTATGTATGGCACTGTCTGTTTGTATTGTTATTCTTTTCCTATATAAATATTACTTTTTGTGCGGTGATAGTTAAGCCATTTGTTTATTATGTGTTATCATGGCTGAAGAGTTCATATTTGTTTCATCAATTATTCTACTTTCTTAAAAGTATTACAAGAGGGTAAAGTCAGCCAGTGATGGTTTCGCTGGATTCTATTTCCTTCTGGTTTTTGTTATTTAATATGGCAATGATGTTCAGGGGTTCGCAatgatgttcttgatgattctcgTTTAAATGTTACATCAACAACTTCTACTTCCTCGCCTGCTGTTGAAACTAAATcccaagaacaagaagaagccaATTTTTCAGTTGGTGGACAGTTAATGAGCAGCTCCAAGGTCATGACTGGTGCTTCAGAAGCATTGACCCTTTTAAGAGATCTTGGTGACGCCTATAGACTTTCCTGCTTGTATAGGTGCCAGGTATTAATTATTTCTGGAGAAAGCAGGATATCATTTatgcttttatatttatttattcattagtaTTTTGTATTAGGGATTTCAGAAAAGGAAAAACAATGACAAGTTCCTTGTCCTTGATTCTATTATTGGTGAAACAGGATGCACTGGATGCCTATCTTAAAGTTCCACCTAAGCATTACCATACTGGCTGGGTGCTTTCCCAGGTAATTTTGATTCCCTCCCCCCTGCCCCCCACCGGCGCCTGCGGGCGACCTTCCATAGGAATTCCTGGTTAATATTCCAACTTTTTGCTTCATATAGTTATTTCCTTATGTTTGGCAATTGTATTCTCGAATGGTTCTTAGGCTGGCAATTCTTGACAGGTGAATCTCAGTTATTTGCATGCTTCAATATCTGTTAATGCAGGTTGGAAAAGCGCACTTTGAATTAGTTGATTATTTAGAAGCTGACCGAGCATTTAGTCTTGCTCGTCAGAGTACGCCTTATAGTTTGGAAGGAATGGATGTGTACTCCACAGTTCTTTATGTGAGTCTATATTAATGttaattattattactactagTACTAGTCCTTCCATTTCAAGTGAAAACTATAAATGCAAATCAGCATGCTTACTGTTTGACCATAATACTGTTATCTATATGCAGCATCTAAAGGAAGATATGAAGCTAAGTTACTTGGCTCAGGAATTGATATCAACTGACCGCTTAGCTCCGCAGACTTGGTAGGCTTATCTGAAACATTTTTGTGATTGTTTTTATCCCCATTAGGAGTCATTTTCACTTGCGATTTTCCTTCTTCACTTTGTCAGAAGGCCCAAATCTGTCGCACGCATGCATACATGTTGCTGCATTTGCTGTGAATCAAAACAGTaacttttattgaaaataaatgcATTTATTTTTGGACTGATATCATATTCCTGGCATATATGATATATGAGGTATAAGGCCATTCCATAGTCCCTGTATTTCACTTCTCTATCTAATTTGAACTCTCTGTTTTTTGAAGCCTTTcaattcataaaaatatttacCATCACAGCATTATCTACCATTTAACCACATGAATGAGCTTTTGGAAATTACAGGCTGAGAATTGAAAAGTTTTATAGTAGCTTCTGCTATATTTGGGTGTTCCATTTTAGTTATTATGATTTATGCTagtgtttttttaattattattgtttttaaaatattctggTAGGTGTGCCATGGGTAATTGTTACAGCCTGCAAAAAGATCATGAAACTGCACTTAAGAACTTTCAGCGAGCTGTTCAACTAAATCCCAGATTCGCATATGCACACACCCTTTGTGGACATGAGTACGTACATGCTCATTTTGTTTACTACATATGACTATCCGTGTGATTGAGTGTATCTTCGGCAACTTCCTATGGTCTTCTAAGTTTTAATCATTTCTACTTGGTACTTACAGATATGTTGCATTAGAAGATTTTGAGAATGGAATTAAGTGCTATCAGAGTGCACTTAGGGTTGATGCAAGACATTATAATGCATGGTATGGACTTGGAATGGTATATCTTCGCCAAGAGAAGTTTGAGTTCTCTGAGCATTTTTTTCGGATGGCTTTCCAAATTAATCCGCGCTCATCGGTTATAATGTCATACCTTGGCACAGCTTTGCATGCTTTAAAGGTCGATTGCTTGTTATATACGCTGAATATAGTAGTTGACTACATTTTCTATGCTTGTACTTGTCTTTTGCAACCAGCATTCTGAAACTTCGGTATGCTTGTATCATATGACAGAGGAGTGAGGAAGCACTAGCGGTAATGGAGAAGGCTATCTTAGCAGATAAGAAAAATCCTCTTCCAATGTATCAGAAGGCTAATATACTAATGAGCTTGGAAAATTTTGATGAGGCTTTGGAAGTTCTAGAGGAACTTAAAGAGTATGCTCCCCGAGAAAGTAGTGTCTATGCTTTGATGGGGAGGATCTATAAAAGGCGCAACATGCATGAGAAAGCCATGCTTCATTATGGTATTTCTTTGGATTTGAAACCATCTGCTACAGATGCTGCTGCCATCAAGGTGATTTGATTTAGAAGAAAGAACAATTGTTTTACACTAAACTCATcaacaattttcacaatttaCTTATCTTTCTACTAGAAAAAATTGCaacttatatatgtatatttgaTGATGCAACTGCATATTCATTTCATCTATCAGGCTGCCATAGAGAAATTGCATGTTCCGGATGAGATTGAAGACAACTTGTAGCAATGTGAAGCTCATAATTGTTGATGTTAATGCAAGTTATCCTCATCTGAATCCTTGGTCATGAGGATTGGCCTCTGCTTGTGCTTTTGGCTGATTGTGTATAGAAGCAGTACCAACAGCTGAGCGAGAATTCGCGCCACGTCGGCACGCTTTGGCGGATTTGTAGGAGAGTGACCTGATTTTGCAACACAAGCTAATAGGAAGAGGATGTGATGTAACCAAGTTACCAAAGAAGCTGCCATACTTGTATCATTAGTTGTGTTCAGGGGAAAGTACATAAAAATGTATCATTAGTCAACCCATTCATTTGTTCTTAAATCCATGGCTCTTAGTATGTGGCCTCTCCTAACATTACTTGATCTGTCGAATCGCTCATTATTCTTCTCGTTTCCTAACTGCAACTCAGCCAACCCCACAAAAACACATGCAAAAATAGTGTCTTCTCatcaattaaatattttatttaaaagatggCAAAAATAACAGCTTAATGTATCAAATGGGAACTGATTCTGAAGTGGCATAACATTTTCACAAACCATTGGGTTTGTTAAGAAATCAGTTCACTTATCCATTTAAGCAAAAGTTAAAGTTTAAGTCTTGTCTTGTGTGGGCAGTAATTTATGTGACAAATTTTTAAGTGGAATTTAGAATTACGGcatattagtttttaatatattggaTTGATAGATcctatataaaaaataatctaacATACATTAGATAAACtagtcttttataaaaaaaaaaatcgttaaAAAATGGGTAATAGATAGTTGTTATTGTACAATTAAATTACTCGgtttttgtgaagaaaataaattttaaagtattCGATTTAGATATAAAAGATTTGATACTTTTGCAATAAAGCAGCACTAACACTTCGGTACTTTCTCTTCTATACTTCCAAATGATTTATATTGCATCAAAACTTTggcttaaaaaaaaatatcttaatatACAACTGTTGAACGTAGTAAACAAACTTTTGAAAAACgatatattttgtttaataaaaattatttttaaacaaaaaaagtttAACATAGTATGGTGGAGTAACAAAAATAGATagacataaaaaaataacaattcgGTTTATCGATTAACCACCGATTTAGTCggtattttactaaatttttatagGACGATTTTTGAGAACGATCGGACTGACTAGAGGACCGATTCTTAATTAATCCAGTCGAACCGATCGATCCGATCGAATTTTTAGAATCTTGGTTTTAATTGCTCGACATTCCAGTCATTCAAAAACATTTGTAGACTTACCATTTTACCCATTTCTTCAACATTCGTCCATCCCTCCATCAACACCAATTCAGCCATCAGATCCCAAGCCAACTCCGGTGCCTTCATGCACCTGTCTTCCGAGATGACATCTTCGGTGGCTACTTGTGATAGTTCTTTTACCAAAATACTCTTTGCCCTATATTTCTCACAACCACTCTCTTTTACAAGGACATCAAAACCACTAGTGTCGATAGTGATGTTGATCCATTCGTTAATAACATTTAATATACAAGTATCAATTAGAACATGTCTCACACTTAACGATAAGAACGATTCCGTCACTTCATCACATCTGACTACTTTTACCCATTGCCTTCCTAAAATTTTGAACGTGTTTATCGACCAAACATGTACTGAAATTCCAAAACATTATAACCAAATTCGTCTAGTTTCACTCCGTTCCATCTTTTCCCATCTCCATACACTATGAAAGAATTGTAGGAGACTATTCATTTTGAAAGTGAACGCTTCTTCTGCATTTAGTACAGTATCGAAAGTCAATAACGCTTTTGTACGCTCCTAGTTCTCGCATTTGAATAATTTGCAGCATATTCTTGCTAACTGCTATCTTCAACGAGTTAAAATCTATAGGCTTTGTCGTATCTCCAACTAGACTCCTCTGCATCCAATCCATATTCTCTTTTGCCATTGGCACTTCTACCTTTTTCATCCAACCATTTTCGTGCGGGTCATTGACTATCGTATTCGTCATCAAAGCTTTTACTTTTTTAGGAGTATCCATATTTTTACCACATTGAGGTTGCCTAGCTATCACTTTCTTTCTTTCACTTTGTTCTCCATGCAACCTTTTATCTGTTTCTCCGGTTATTCTCCTATACTTAGTCTCTCCTACTGATATTAATTTACTTCTCAAGGTCATCTGGTTCATCTTCGATATAGCTTTTAAGGCCCTCTTTCGTCGTGTAGTGCACAAAAGCAAATAGATAAAAGGTTGCTACTTTTTTGCTTCCGAATAAGGTATATGTCATTGATTCATTCCGTCCATTTGAACAAAAAAACAACTCTCTTTTCGATATATCTTTAGGTAAATTGtcgaaaaaatgaagaaagattcGCTTTTTAAACGATAGTATTCTTCTCgattccaaattctaaaatctctAGTATGGTGACATAATTCTCTAGTTTTAAAACCAAAcaccctttctctttctctcattCCCTCAAATTTTGGTTAATAAAGTTAAAAAAGGTTTAAGgaaatatttctttatttttgtttgaagaaCATACActattgattatttaaatttttaacataattatGTTAACAAACCATGCAAGTGAGGAGAATAATTCGTTAATTGTTGTGATAATGTTAAATTGAATGCCCATTAATGTGGGTGGTTGGTTTTTATTTTCAATGCTGAATGAAGAACTTCATATGCCTATATATAATGAAGTAATCCTATGAATGTTACGTACagcaataataaaaactaaaatattccctctctctctttcttaccGTAAAGcacttatttatttttctcttactactaatataatattaatatattatctttatagtAGTATAATAGTATTGGTAAATAATGAtaatagtatttttctatttatactttattttattacctctttcttatttatcttatttatttatttatttatttatttcacaacacgttatcagcacgagactctgatcaaatttttaggaagactcaggtaacaaattttcattatgtcgaaactctctcatcttgaattcaatgctcttgatatatctggaaataattatttatcatggatattagatgctgaaatccatcttgattcaatggatctttgAGATACCatcaaggctgaaaataatgcatcccagaaggataaagccaaagccatgatttttcttcgtcgtaatcttgatgaaggattgaaaaatgaatatctcacattaaaagatcctgcagatctttggaaagaccttgaagaaaggtacaatcatcaaaaaacagtgatacttcctcaagttcgatatgaatggacgcacttgcgtctacaagattttaaatctataaatgaatataattctgcaatgtttcgaatcacctcacggatgaaattatgtgggaaaaagataactgaccatgatatgttggagaaaactttctcaaccttccatgcctcgaatgtgctcctgcagcagcagtatcgagagaaagggtttaaaaaatattctgagttaatttcttgcattcttgttgctgaacgcaacaatgagttgcttttaaaaaattatgaagcgcgcccagctggcgccgccccatttcctgaagtaaatgcggcaaattaccccagaagaggtaaatggcaagcttttaataacaagaaaaattatggaaagaaaagaaattatattcaaaagagaggatctcaccagaagtgggataaagaaagaaatatcgagc harbors:
- the LOC112744698 gene encoding cell division cycle protein 27 homolog B; translated protein: MEAILVDCVQKSLRHFMHSNAIFLCHRLCAEFPTETNLQLLAGCYLQNNQAYSAYSILKGTQMAQSRYLFAISCFQMDLLSEAEAALCPANEPSAEVPNGAAGHYLLGLIYRYTDRRKSAIDHFKQALSMDPLMWSAYEELCTLGAAEEASAVFGEAAAVCVQRQYLSCSTSPRSQSSAEDSNLVDSRHCVSDDASPRQPKHMQGLKDIPGTHNGASVLGGTASQPINSSISNISFYNTPSPVIAQLSNVAPPPLCRNVQPNGPNLSTGAAESSPKSSVNSTIQAPRRKFVDEGKIRKISGRLFSDSGPRRSSRLSGDANANSNATVTGNGTNISSKYLGGSKLSSMAFRSMIVRKGQGWANENIDEGVRNDVLDDSRLNVTSTTSTSSPAVETKSQEQEEANFSVGGQLMSSSKVMTGASEALTLLRDLGDAYRLSCLYRCQDALDAYLKVPPKHYHTGWVLSQVGKAHFELVDYLEADRAFSLARQSTPYSLEGMDVYSTVLYHLKEDMKLSYLAQELISTDRLAPQTWCAMGNCYSLQKDHETALKNFQRAVQLNPRFAYAHTLCGHEYVALEDFENGIKCYQSALRVDARHYNAWYGLGMVYLRQEKFEFSEHFFRMAFQINPRSSVIMSYLGTALHALKRSEEALAVMEKAILADKKNPLPMYQKANILMSLENFDEALEVLEELKEYAPRESSVYALMGRIYKRRNMHEKAMLHYGISLDLKPSATDAAAIKAAIEKLHVPDEIEDNL